TGAAATAAGGttgaatatattattgttaaagTTGTGTGATAAATATATCAGGGTTTATCTTATGCCATTCtacttttttgcatttaaaacactttgtagggctgggtgcagtggctcatgcctgtaatccccatactttaggcggccaaggcaggaggatcgcttaagtccaggagttcaagacccacgtaaggaacatagggagaccccatctccacaaaaaatgttaaaaattagccaggcgtggtggggcacacttatagtcccagttactttggaggctgaggtgggaggatcacttgggcctgggaggttgaggctgtaatgagctgtgatcacaccactgcactccagcctgggtgacagagcaagaccctatctcaaaataatttttttttgttgttaaaaagtaGAGATACCAAACAGAGTGGGAATTTAATTTATAAgaccatattattattattgttgttatttttctttgagatgaagtcttgctctgtcgcccaggctggagtgcagtggcacaatcttggctcactgcaacctccacctcctgggttcaagtgatttctcatgccccagcatcctgagtagctgggattacaagcgtgcaccatcaaacccagctaatttttgtatttttagtagagacagggtttcaccatgttgaccaggttggtcttgaactcctgacctcaagtgatccgcctgcttcggccttccaaagtgctaggattacaggtgtgagacaccgtgcctggcctataaggCCATATTAAATCatgtttttaagtatataaaagcAGTGTTGCAAATGATTCTTTCTCTGCAGTGTATGTACATTTgtataagtatataatacatatttacatgCCTATACAGTTAGACCTAACTTACAAAAGGTTTATTCACTTATTTGGCAACTGTTTCTTGGACATTTACCATGTAACAGGAATGCTGCTGCAGAAGtgcttaattttctgtctctgacTGTCCTGGAGCTTAGCACTCTCCTATAATCATTGGCTAACTTACCTGTCCTCTGAAAATATAAGGAGGAGTTTTTAACTCAGACTTTGGAATTTGGGAAAAGTTCTTAGAGAAGAGTGACATGTGAGCTGTTGTAAAGGATAAGCAGTCAGAAGGATAGGCATGGAAGTGGAatgggatgggagggagggagatttcATGGCAGAGGACATAAGCTCTAGATGGAATGGGGATAAATAGCAGGATGAATTGGGGAAAGGAAAAGTACTTCAGAATACCTGGAGCAACAGGTACATAAGAGAGTTGGGGAGAAAGGCTGGCAAAGTAAGGAGAGGCCAGATCACGATGGGTGTTGTGAGTGCCAAATAAGAGTTTGAACTTTATCGTGAAAGCTGTGGAACatttttcaaacttcttttttttttattttaagttgtggagagggagtctcaccttcttgcccaggctggtctcaaactcctgggctcaagccatcctcctgcctcagcctcccaaagtgctgggattacaggcatgagccaccgatcCCAGccagttttcaaacttttaaatagGGGAGTGACAATAGGACAGATAGAACATTCTCTTAAGAAGCTTGGCTATGAAAGTGAAGAAACAGCTAATAGAgaagtatttgtttgtttgtttgttttgagacagagcctcactctgtcgcccaggctggagtgcagtggctcgatcttggctcacagcaacttccacctcccgggttcaagcaattctctgcttcagcctcctgagtagctgggattacaggcgcccaccaccacaccctgctaattttttttatttttttagtagagatggggtttcgccatcttggctaggctggtcttgaattcgtgACCTCATGCagtctgcccgcctgggcctctcaaagtgttgggattacaggcataagccactgtgctcagccagctTTCAATTCTTACCAATCTATAAGTCATGCAACATAAAATCCACATCATCTCCTCCATTGGGTTGCTTTGAAGTACACCTTCGATAGTACAATGAAAGTCTTGTGATTATATATAAAGTACAAAGTTGTGTTTACCAGATAGACAAGTTAATAATTCATAGACCAGCTTTCCTGGTTGGGGAAGAGTATAATTTAAAGTTGCTGTCAAATAGTAAGTTTAACAAAAGTATCTATTTATGAGGTTTAGTAGATCATTTCTTTTAGTTAATGAGATTGTTTTTCAtgcatattatttttcctttaggtAGTCAAACCACACACTCCATTAATAAGGTTTCCTGACAGAAGAGACAATCCTAAACCCAATGGtaagttgtattttatttagatttcttttaaaattgtgtacgtgaatatttataaatgagtattttattataggcaatatttctcatttaaaaatcagttaagaCTATTGGACCTTCGATCAAAGTAGTGCCCTATGTAGCATGCAAGTAGAAATTAActtatggccaggcgcagtggctcacacctgtaatcccagcactttgggaggcggaggcaggcggataacctgaggtcaggagttcgagaccagccaggccaacatggtgaaaccctgtctctactaaaaaatacaaaaatattagccaggcatggtggtgggctcctatagtcccagctactcgggaggctgaggcggagaactgcttgaacccaggaggcggaggttgcagtgagccgagatcatgccactgcactccagcctgggtgacagggcaagactttgtttcaaaaaaaaaaaaaattattacctctattttattttactttttgagacagggtcttgctctgtctcccaggctggagtacagtggtgctatcttggcacactgcagcctccccctcccaggttcaagcaattcttgtgcttcaacctccttagtagctgggattacaggcatacaccagcacgcctgactcatttttgtatttttagtagagacagggtttcgccatgttgcgtagggtggtctggaactcctgatctcaggtgatctgcctgccttggctttccaaagtgctgggattacaggcatgagccacacacctGGCCTTTATTACCCCTATTTTAAAGGGTAGTGACTCAACAGAAGATGTCTCTGAATTTCTAGTGAGTTTATATGGGCTAAATTTTGTCCTACCTTTATTGTCTCCTATCCTTTAGAAGATTCTCCCATGCTTCCATTTGCAGAGACTGTGAAAATAATAACCCTTCCTATGTTTCTTTCCTCATCAaccatcttttctttcattcattcatttatctattcatctagtcagtaaatattttttggattGCCTTAATCCTTagcatttatttgaaattaatggGAGAAGATTCTGAAAGGgttctgtttttctctgattcccacccttttttttttttaaaccagatcCTCTGTGCTTCTCTTGCTTTAATTCAGGCAATTTCAACACATTTTATaggtatatttttaacttattataaCTATTGAAGAATTAAGATAAACAAGTGTGAAGATACTGAGAAAACTACCCTCATTTACATTTACTGACTTTCTTATTCCTTGTTGTAAGATATTACCTGTAAACTCCACCATGTGTTGGCCTATGAGTGGTTATGTGAGATAAGCTTAAGTAGTGTAGGTTCCCCTAAAGGGTCGAATTCCACTAACtagaaatttcattattttacatttttgtaattcaTTTACTTAAAACTGCTCCTTtgctgggtgcaatggcacatgcctatagtcctaactactcacaggctgaggtgggatagcaggaggctgaggcaggatgcttgcttgggcccaggagttcaagatcagcctggacaacaaagtaagaccccatctctaaacaataaatatataaaaattttaaagctacccccttatttgtttttagaaaccTTTATGAAATATGTATAGCCAACTGAGTTACCCTACAATATTTACCTTTTGGAATTATAGTACTTCAAGATTTATTTGAAGAATGACTTCATTTCAAGAATGACTTGATTATTTGATAGTATTTTAAGACTCAGTATTTTGACATCTGAACAATTTCTCTAAtacggtcttttttttttttttttttaatttcagtatcGGAAGCTTTGAGATCAGCAGGGCTACCATCTCACTCTTCTGTAATTTCACAACATTCTAAGGGAAGTAAATCACCAGATTTGTTGATGTATCAGGGTCCACCAGATActgcagaaataataaaaacattacctCAGAAATACAGAAGGAAACTTGTGtctcaagaagaaattgaatttatCCAAGTAAGTCGTTGCTCTTTGTCCCAAGGCTATGCAAAACACCATAACATTTGGGCTTTGGGGATTTCATTTGCTGATTTACATGCTACTCCTATTGTCATGTCAGAGTGTGGTCAGAGCTAAGACAGGATGGTCAGGTAGGCCAAGACTACGAGAAACACACCATAGTCAAATCCCTCTGTAAATATGCGTGGTATATCAATGTCAATAGATATAATCACATAAAAAAACAGTTCTTTggggtcctcaataatttttcaGAGTGTAAAGAGCTCTTGATACCAAGAAATTTAAGGACAGGTCAACCTTGAGTCCCTTCCAGGTCTGACATTATGTTTATAAGAATTGAtaagagggctgggcatggtggctcacgcctgtaatcccagcactttgggaggccaaagcaggtggatcacctgaggtcaggagttggagaccagcctggccaatatggtgaaaccctgtctctactaaaaatacaaaaattagctggatgtggtggcgggtgcctgtaatcccagctacttgggaggctgaggcaggagaatctcttgaacccaggaggcggaggttgcagtgagccaaaatggcaccactgcactctagcttgggcagcaagagtgaaactctggaaactctgtctcaaaaaaaaaaagaattgatatgAGTACCCTAAAGTTTTGACtaattcaaaactattttttaaaaaccaaagattggccgggcgcggtggctcaagcctgtaatcccagcactttgagaggccaagatgggcagatcacgaggtcaggagatcgagaccatcctggctaacatggtgaaaccccatctctactaaaaaaatacaaaaaactagccgggcgaggtggcgggcgcctgtagtcccagctacttgggaggctgaggcaggagaatggcgtaaacccgggaggcggagcttgcagtgagctgagatccggccactgcactccagcctgggcgacagagtgagagtccgtctcaaaaacaaacaaacactgtaatcccagcactttgggaggccgaggcgggtggatcacgaggtcaggagatcgagaccatcctggctaacatggtgaaaccccgtctctactaaaaatacaaaaaactagccgggcgtggtggcgggcgactgtagtcccagctactcggaggctgaggcaggagaatggcgtgaacctggggccgAACTGCAGTGTGAGCGAGATCAGCTCCTAcgcctccaacctgggtgactgtagcgagactccgtctcaaaaaaaaaaaaaaaaaaaaaaaacaaacaaaaaaaaaccaccaaagaTTACTTGCTGAAGATTGTATAAATTTGTAAAGTTACCATCAAAACATTTCCTGGGTCAATTTAACATCTAATCttactgctttatttttcccttttcagcGTGGAGGTCCTGAATAACCATGGTGGCTGCTGTTTGTCATCAGACAATAGAATTGTCTGTACAATAAAGGACTTCCAAAATGACAGATGAGAAACTGTATATTAAACACCTTTaataaatactatgaaaaaaatgaaatatagaaaatttagatGGACACTTGTATTTCCTAATTTATGTATCTTGGTCAGCTTCTCCACAAGCTTACCTAATTATTTATACACTTTATACTtattaaagtatacatttttaaatgttagcctATTAATTTACTCTTGATTTTCAAACATTACCAGTGTTGAACTATTAAAAGCACATAACGTATAGTAAACTATCATAGGATTCttataatttcacttttctttctgtttagacATGGAAAAATTTATCAGTCAGAACTGCTGTTTTAGGTACATGATTTTCCTGAAATTAGGTGAGGATCAGTGAAATAATGACTCTATTACTTGTTCTTAATTCTCTGTTCTCTAATGTTTTTTCATTCACAAGTTTACTGGAGTATAACTGGCTTAGTAAGTGTATCCTACTctgaatgataaaaatatagtCAAGCTAAAATAGGTGACTATACTATTAAGATAGAGGAGATTATACAAAAGGTTCCAAGAAAGTCAAAgagtataaaatggaaaataagagacCAAAATGAATATAGCATAGGAATAAAGATTTCACTAGAAATTGCAATTTATTATGTTTCGGAGGTTGTAAGGAAGTCTTGttctttggtttattttactgttttgtgATCTTGTATGCAAATCCTGATAACCATTAACTTTCTCAAACTTAATGTCTCAAAGCCTcataaaatcaacataaatatttacttattaagCAGTTTATGAAACTTGAATGGGGCCCCTCCTGTGCCAAGGGTATGTGTATTATGAAGTAAAACCTCACAAAGCTAAATAAATTCTCTTCCATACCTTTAATGATTTCCAGAATATGCTTTAAAGAAGTGGTCCCTGAGAGTTAACGGTAACTCATGAGCAAGAAATAGAATTGGTTTTGAGTATGTTTCTGTATTTACTCAGTTACCTGTGggttaatttttacttatttctactACTACACAGAGTTGATCTACTTCTCTTATAAATTTTTTGCTGTAGCTTAGTGTACATGTTGTTCAGCACAAATATGAGATAGGGATTGGGGTTTGATGCTAGCAATAAGCTGTTCTGGTGACTCATTGAAAAACAtgattcaggccaggtgcagtggctcacgctttgtaataccagcactttggggggccaaggcaggttgatcacctgaggtcaggagttcaagaccagcctgggagacatggtgaaaccccatctctactaaaaacataaaaattagccaggcatggtgatacgcacctgtaatctcagctacagggaagctgaggccagcgaatcacttgaacccgggaggcagaggttgcagtgagccgacattgcgccactgcattccagcctgttcgacagagtgagactccatgaaaaaaaaaaagaaaaacatgattcatttcttttttttattatttaaaaatttattgctgggtgtggtggctcacacctgtaattccagcactttggaaggctgaggcaggcggatcacctgatgtcaggagttcaagacgagcctagccaacatggtgaaaccccgtctctactaaaaatacaaaaattagctgggcgtggtggcaggtgcctgtaatcccagctactcaggaggctgaggcaggagaattgcttgaacccaggaggcggaggttgcagtgagtggaggtcacacaactgcactccagcctaggcgacagagcgagattctgtcttaaaaaaaaaaaaaaaattatttgggaaaattACTTTAGAACAACCACTGTTCTTTGCTCCTGTGCTGCTGCCATcccttagttttcttatttcaGCAAAAGAAAGCCCAGGGccgggtcaggcatggtggctcatgtctctaatcccagcactttgggaggccgaggcgggcagatcacctgagatcaggagttcaagaccagcctagccaacatggtgaaaccttgtctctactaaaaatacaaaaagttagctgggcgtggtggcggacgactgtaatccctgtaatcccagctactcaggaggctgagacaggagaattgcttgaacctgggaggcggaggttgcagtgagccgagatcacgccattgcacgccagcctctccagcctgggcaacaagagaaaaactccatctcaaaaaaaaaaaacaaaaaacccagggccattattttgctttcagaaataaatttggaTTCAGGTAGTGATGAGTGGTATGAGTAATACTGTGAGCCAACAGTTAGAAATCCTAATGTCGAACTGTGGATGTATATCTGAAGGCAACCTTTACTATAGCTGCTGCCATGAAAGTCAGAATGAAAAATATCTGTCACCGTTACAGAATTTGTGAGTATAGGTATGGCAAAAAGTATGCCGTGGGAATTGCTGTCACAGGATGAGCTCCCAAGGAGAGTATTACAGACTTCTGGTGAGGCTTACAGTCAAATAGCCTGTGTTTTCATTTAGAGGTTAGGCACTTAAATATACGTAATCAGCAAATTGCTTAATTTGTCcgagtttctgtttttctttccagtACTACACAGTGTGATAGGCAGGATCAAATTAGTGTATTATCTATTACTTTGTAACAAATGACCCCAAAATTAAGTGGCTAAACTCTTAATTTGTCTGGTTTCtctgggtcaggaattcagaagCAGCTTCACTGGGCAGTTTTGACTCAGTGCCTAATGCGGTTGCAATTAGAAATCACTTGAGgctacagtcatctgaaggcttggcTGAAGCTGGCTGATCCACCtccaagatggctcactcacatAGCTGACAAGCCGatgctggctgttggcaggaggccttaGTTTCTCTCCACATGGTTGCCTGAGTGAATTCATGACATGACTGGCTTTCACCAGAGCAAATAATCCAAGCATGCAAGTCAACAGCATCCTTTTATGTTCTAGCCTCATAAATCACACTTCAGCCATATTTTATTGGTCACACAGAACGGCCTGTTTCATTGTGGGAGAAGACTACGCAACAAGATTAATACCAGAAGGCAAGGATCATCATGGCCATCTTACAAGCTGGCAAATACAGACGTGTGGAAGTGCTTTTAAACTGAAAAATGCTTTGCAAATGTGTaatgctactttctttttttttttttttcctttggttcaAAGTGCTCAAATGATAGTTTATATATACAGTATCTCACTGTCCCAGAATATCATCTAAATGCTGTCTTCATTATCCTAAGTGTCCCAAAATGGGAATTTACTTGTCAGCAGCATGCTGTAATATACTGATTACCAACTCATATGCCATGGCACACTTGGGGACCTCAATTCTCACAAGTTTCATCAAATTTAGctcactaccttttttttttttttttttgagacggagttttcactcttgtcacccaggctggagtccaatggtgcgatcttggctcactgcaacctccgcctcgcgggttcaagcaattctcctgcctcagcctccctagtagctgcgattacaggtgcccaccaccacacccagctaatttttgtatttttagtagagacggggtttcaccatgttggccaggctggtttcaagctcctgacttcaggtgatccacctgccttggcctcccaaagtgctggattacaggcatgagccactgcacccagctgctcACTAGCTTATTTCTACAAGTGAGGTTAAATTACTATTTCAGTGATATCTATCAGAAGAAACTGTGACAACAGCACCACTAGGTATGACTTGCCTCAAGAGAGATGGTGTGTTTTCTGCAACGTGTGAGTTTTGCCTAGACCCAAGTAATGACAAGGGACTGAAAGATAATGGCTAACATATAGTAAATACTTAGTTGTCAAACACTATTCTAAGGGCTTTGCAGGTGTGAGGTCATTTAAGCCTTGGAGCAGTCCTCTGAGTAGATCCTatgacagaagaagaaactggaaacaaaGTAATTTACTCTAGTTGTATCTAGTGGCTGAATACTGATAGGGCCACCATCAAATGCAGGCAGTCTGAttacagagttaaaaaaaaaatgactaaattatTGGCCTTGGTATTTTGCTACTTTCTTAAACATCTCTGAAACTTAGGATTTTCAACTCTTAGAAATATCaaatgtaggctgggcgcagggcttatgcttgtaataccagcactttgggaggacaaggagggaggatcacctgagatcaggagtttgagaccagcctggccaacatggtgaaaccccgtctctactaaaaaataacaaaaattagctgggtgtggtggagtgggccagtaatcccagcaaatcgggaagctgaggcaggagaatcgcttgaaccctggaggcagaggttgcagtaagctcagattgtgccagtgtactccagcctgagcaacagagctagactttgtctcaaaaaaaaaaaaaaggaggccgggcgcggtggctcacgcctgtaatcctagcactttgggaggccgaggcgggcggatcacaaggtcaggagatcgagaccacggtgaaacaccgtctctactaaaaaaaaaaatacaaaaaattagccgggcgcggtagtgggcgcctgtagtcccagctactcaggaggctgaggcaggagaatggcgtgaatccgggaggcggagcttgcagtgagccgagatcgcgccactgcactccagcctgggggacacagcaagactccgtctcaaaaaaaaaaaaaaaaaaaaaaaggaaagaaaaagaaaaaaaggcaggggggCTGGTGGTGCAGGGGAACATTTCTAGGTTGACAGCTGCTCTGGCTCAGAACCTTGTAATTATCCATTAGTAGAGCCATCTGGATTACTGCAATAGTTCTCTAATaggccttctttcttttccttgtccCTCGAAATCTATAATATAGTCTCCCATCAGAGTGTACCTTTTAAAAGTGAGTCAGGCCATATCACTTGTCTGCTCCAATCCCTCCAGTGGGTTTTTAGTGATGCCTTTCTTGTACCACCCTATTAAAAACCTCCATCCCTGCTCCTGCCCTTATTTGTTATCCTTTATCTGCTTTATTATCTCCATAGCGCTTATCACCTACGTATCATAACACATATTTGACTTGTTTTTTATCTGCTCCCATTGGAAGGCAGGCATCTTTGTTCCCTGCTGTTACCTCAGATTCTACaatggtgcttggcacatagaa
This sequence is a window from Papio anubis isolate 15944 chromosome 5, Panubis1.0, whole genome shotgun sequence. Protein-coding genes within it:
- the MRPS36 gene encoding 28S ribosomal protein S36, mitochondrial; translation: MMGSKMASASRVVQVVKPHTPLIRFPDRRDNPKPNVSEALRSAGLPSHSSVISQHSKGSKSPDLLMYQGPPDTAEIIKTLPQKYRRKLVSQEEIEFIQRGGPE